One Caulobacter segnis genomic window carries:
- a CDS encoding acyl-CoA dehydrogenase yields MTYRAPVRDLAFSLRHAADFGRLADAFPEADADTVAAVLEAAGAFAADVLAPLNRQGDLVGARLENGVVRSAPGFADAYKQFAEGGWASLAASPEHGGQGLPKTLEVAVLEMVQAANMAFGLCPMLSLGAIEALEHHGDDRQKALYLPKLVSGEWTGTMNLTEPQAGSDLAALTTVATPDGQGGWKITGQKIFITWGDHDAADNIVHLVLARTPDAPPGVKGISLFLAPKVLVGADGSLGEHNALRVGGLEHKLGIHGSPTCVMLFEGAKAELVGGLGQGLPNMFTMMNAARLQVGTQGTAIAERAYQQALNFAQERVQGRSAWTGASPARIFDHPDVRRTLVLMKAHIEAARGICLSTAVAADLSRAAADEATRTSAKLREELLTPIAKAWSTDVGVWVASQGLQIHGGMGFIEETGAAQHYRDARIAPIYEGTNGIQAIDLVGRKLMLGEGQALGDLMDDIRDTIETLVAGDLKAVGLRLEAALDAAASATAWLIERRTKSMPDALSGASAYLKLLGDVVGGWMLAKGALAAAGETDTAWAESKRALARVFAEAVLAQVPGAAAGVMIGAEDFAAMTPDVLGA; encoded by the coding sequence ATGACCTACCGCGCCCCCGTCCGCGACCTCGCCTTCTCTCTGCGTCATGCGGCGGATTTCGGGCGGCTGGCCGACGCCTTCCCCGAGGCCGACGCCGACACGGTGGCGGCGGTGCTGGAGGCGGCGGGCGCGTTCGCCGCCGACGTGCTGGCCCCGCTGAACCGCCAGGGCGACCTGGTCGGCGCCCGGCTGGAAAACGGCGTGGTGCGCAGCGCTCCGGGGTTCGCCGACGCCTACAAGCAGTTCGCCGAGGGCGGCTGGGCCAGTCTCGCCGCGTCGCCGGAACATGGCGGCCAGGGTCTGCCCAAGACGCTGGAGGTGGCGGTGCTGGAGATGGTCCAGGCGGCCAACATGGCCTTCGGCCTCTGCCCCATGCTGAGCCTGGGCGCGATCGAGGCGCTGGAGCACCACGGCGACGACCGCCAGAAGGCCCTCTATCTGCCGAAGTTGGTCTCGGGCGAGTGGACCGGCACCATGAACCTGACCGAACCCCAGGCCGGCTCGGACCTGGCGGCCCTGACCACGGTGGCCACGCCGGATGGCCAGGGCGGCTGGAAGATCACCGGCCAGAAGATCTTCATCACCTGGGGCGACCACGACGCGGCCGACAACATCGTCCACCTGGTCCTCGCCCGCACCCCCGACGCGCCTCCCGGGGTGAAGGGGATCTCGCTGTTCCTGGCCCCGAAGGTGCTGGTGGGCGCGGACGGCTCGCTGGGCGAGCACAACGCCCTGCGGGTCGGCGGGCTGGAGCACAAGCTGGGCATCCACGGCTCGCCCACCTGCGTGATGCTGTTCGAGGGCGCCAAGGCCGAGCTGGTCGGCGGGCTGGGCCAGGGCCTGCCCAACATGTTCACGATGATGAACGCCGCCCGGCTGCAGGTCGGCACGCAGGGCACGGCCATCGCCGAACGCGCCTACCAGCAGGCGTTGAACTTCGCCCAGGAGCGCGTCCAGGGCCGCTCGGCCTGGACCGGCGCCAGCCCGGCCCGGATCTTCGACCATCCGGACGTGCGCCGCACACTGGTTCTGATGAAGGCCCATATCGAGGCCGCGCGCGGCATCTGCCTGTCGACCGCCGTCGCCGCCGACCTCTCGCGCGCCGCCGCCGACGAGGCGACCCGGACCAGCGCCAAGCTGCGCGAGGAACTGCTGACCCCGATCGCCAAGGCCTGGTCGACCGACGTCGGCGTCTGGGTGGCCTCCCAAGGGCTGCAGATTCACGGCGGCATGGGCTTCATCGAGGAGACCGGCGCGGCCCAGCACTATCGCGACGCCCGTATCGCCCCGATCTACGAGGGCACGAACGGCATCCAGGCCATCGATCTCGTAGGCCGCAAGCTGATGCTGGGCGAAGGCCAGGCGCTCGGCGACCTGATGGACGACATCCGCGACACGATCGAGACGCTGGTCGCCGGCGATCTCAAGGCCGTTGGCCTGCGCCTGGAGGCGGCCCTGGACGCTGCGGCCTCGGCCACCGCGTGGCTGATCGAGCGTCGCACCAAGTCGATGCCCGACGCCCTGTCGGGCGCCTCGGCCTATCTGAAGCTGCTGGGCGACGTGGTCGGCGGCTGGATGCTGGCCAAGGGCGCCCTGGCCGCCGCGGGCGAAACCGATACGGCCTGGGCCGAGAGCAAGCGGGCCCTGGCCCGGGTGTTCGCCGAAGCGGTGCTGGCCCAGGTCCCGGGCGCGGCGGCGGGGGTGATGATCGGGGCCGAGGACTTCGCGGCGATGACGCCGGACGTGCTGGGGGCCTGA
- a CDS encoding alpha/beta fold hydrolase, whose translation MSQSNQASRRGVMTAGFGLAAAASLGASAQAATPKAATPAKAAGKDRAESGFVTTQDGVQIFYKDWGPKDAQPIVFHHGWPLSADDWDAQMMFFRLQGFRVIAHDRRGHGRSTQTDTGNEMDTYAADVIALADHLDLKNAFHVGHSTGGGEAIHYAARAKPGRVAKVVLIGAVPPIMVKSDKNPGGLPIEVFDGFRASLVANRAQFFHDVAAGPFYGFNRPGAKVSPAVVENWWRQGMQGGAKAHYDCIKAFSETDFTDDLKTVDVPVFLMHGEDDQIVPIADSALIGIKLLKKGTLKTYPGLPHGMATTHADIINADLLAFFKA comes from the coding sequence ATGAGCCAGTCGAACCAAGCTTCTCGCCGCGGCGTGATGACCGCCGGCTTCGGTCTCGCCGCCGCCGCCTCGCTGGGCGCTTCCGCCCAGGCCGCGACCCCGAAGGCCGCCACCCCCGCCAAGGCCGCCGGCAAGGATCGCGCCGAAAGCGGCTTCGTCACCACCCAGGACGGCGTGCAGATCTTCTACAAGGACTGGGGCCCCAAGGACGCCCAGCCGATCGTGTTCCACCACGGCTGGCCGCTGAGCGCCGACGACTGGGACGCTCAGATGATGTTCTTCCGCCTGCAGGGCTTTCGCGTCATCGCCCATGACCGTCGCGGTCACGGCCGCTCGACCCAGACCGACACCGGCAACGAGATGGACACCTACGCCGCCGACGTCATCGCCCTGGCCGACCACCTGGACCTGAAGAACGCCTTCCACGTCGGCCACTCGACCGGCGGCGGCGAGGCGATCCACTACGCGGCGCGCGCCAAGCCCGGCCGCGTGGCCAAGGTCGTGCTGATCGGCGCGGTGCCGCCGATCATGGTCAAGTCCGACAAGAACCCCGGCGGCCTGCCGATCGAGGTGTTCGACGGCTTCCGCGCCTCGCTGGTCGCCAACCGCGCCCAGTTCTTCCACGACGTGGCCGCCGGTCCGTTCTACGGCTTCAACCGTCCCGGCGCGAAGGTCAGCCCCGCCGTCGTCGAGAACTGGTGGCGCCAGGGCATGCAGGGCGGGGCCAAGGCCCACTACGACTGCATCAAGGCCTTCTCCGAGACCGACTTCACCGACGACCTGAAGACCGTCGACGTCCCGGTTTTCCTGATGCACGGCGAGGACGACCAGATCGTCCCGATCGCCGACAGCGCCCTGATCGGCATCAAGCTGCTCAAGAAGGGTACGCTGAAGACCTATCCGGGCCTGCCCCACGGCATGGCCACCACCCACGCCGACATCATCAACGCCGACCTCCTGGCCTTCTTCAAGGCTTAG
- a CDS encoding MarR family winged helix-turn-helix transcriptional regulator — protein sequence MRPLDQQICFTLYATSMAITRAYKPLLDELGLTYPQYLVLSALGENDGLTIGGVAARLDLESSTVTPLVKRLEAAGLVERRRGLEDERKVEVTMTKAGAALLERSACLGDLMLDRSGMDGEALEALNQKILALRGSIVGK from the coding sequence ATGCGCCCCTTGGATCAGCAGATCTGCTTCACCCTGTACGCCACCAGCATGGCGATCACGCGCGCCTACAAGCCCCTGCTCGACGAGCTGGGCCTGACCTATCCGCAGTATCTGGTGCTGAGCGCGCTGGGCGAGAACGACGGTCTCACCATCGGCGGCGTCGCCGCGCGGCTGGACCTGGAGTCCAGCACCGTGACGCCGCTGGTCAAGCGCCTGGAGGCCGCCGGCCTGGTGGAACGCCGGCGCGGGCTGGAGGACGAGCGCAAGGTCGAGGTGACGATGACCAAGGCCGGCGCCGCCCTGCTGGAGCGCTCGGCCTGCCTGGGCGACCTGATGCTGGACCGGTCCGGCATGGACGGCGAGGCGCTGGAGGCGCTGAACCAGAAGATCCTGGCCCTGCGCGGATCGATCGTCGGGAAGTAG
- a CDS encoding peroxiredoxin produces the protein MAIKVGDTLPAATFMTSTAEGPAPITSDDIFKGKTVALFAVPGAFTPTCSAKHLPGFKEKAAELKAKGVDTIACVSVNDVFVMKAWGKDQGIDGEVLLLADGNGDFTRAIGLDFDGSKFGMGPRSQRYSLIAKDGVVTQLNVEEAGQFKVSSAEYLLEQL, from the coding sequence ATGGCGATCAAGGTTGGCGACACGCTGCCCGCGGCGACTTTCATGACCAGCACGGCCGAAGGGCCGGCGCCGATCACCAGCGACGATATCTTCAAGGGCAAGACCGTCGCCCTGTTCGCCGTTCCTGGCGCCTTCACCCCCACCTGCTCGGCCAAGCACCTGCCGGGCTTCAAGGAGAAGGCCGCCGAGCTGAAGGCCAAGGGCGTCGATACGATCGCCTGTGTCTCGGTCAACGACGTCTTCGTGATGAAGGCCTGGGGCAAGGACCAGGGCATCGACGGCGAGGTCCTGCTGCTGGCCGACGGCAACGGCGACTTCACCCGCGCCATCGGCCTGGACTTCGACGGGTCGAAGTTCGGCATGGGCCCGCGCTCGCAGCGCTACTCGCTGATCGCCAAGGACGGCGTCGTGACCCAGCTGAACGTCGAGGAAGCCGGCCAGTTCAAGGTCTCGTCGGCCGAGTACCTGCTGGAGCAGCTGTAG
- a CDS encoding YqgE/AlgH family protein produces MASSIEDDDLPGDEDAEFLTGRLLVAMPGIDDPRFERTVLYLCAHDEEQAMGLAVNRPVDGLTVFELLERLGVKSDIQAPSDLVLLGGPIERERGFVLHTDDFNSPDSTLPVADGVGLTATRDVLDAMASPLKRPRKAVLALGYAGWGPGQLEQELRDNIWLICDADEGLLFDEDHEHKWTRALAKLGVTADHLSATAGRA; encoded by the coding sequence ATGGCCAGCTCCATCGAAGACGACGACCTTCCTGGCGACGAAGACGCCGAGTTCCTGACCGGGCGCCTGCTGGTGGCCATGCCCGGCATCGACGACCCGCGCTTCGAGCGGACGGTGCTGTATCTCTGCGCCCATGACGAGGAGCAGGCCATGGGCCTGGCCGTGAACCGCCCGGTCGACGGCCTGACGGTGTTCGAACTCCTGGAGCGGCTGGGCGTGAAATCCGACATCCAGGCGCCCAGCGACCTCGTCCTGCTGGGCGGGCCGATCGAGCGCGAGCGGGGCTTCGTCCTGCACACCGACGACTTCAACTCGCCGGACTCGACCCTGCCGGTGGCCGACGGCGTCGGCCTGACCGCCACCCGCGACGTGCTGGACGCCATGGCCAGCCCCCTCAAGCGCCCGCGCAAGGCCGTCCTGGCCCTGGGCTACGCCGGCTGGGGCCCGGGACAGCTGGAGCAGGAGCTGCGCGACAACATCTGGCTGATCTGCGACGCCGACGAAGGTCTGCTGTTCGACGAGGATCACGAGCACAAGTGGACCCGGGCGCTGGCGAAGCTGGGGGTCACGGCGGATCACCTGTCGGCGACCGCCGGGCGGGCTTAG
- a CDS encoding putative bifunctional diguanylate cyclase/phosphodiesterase — MSFRTGERRIWDTTATLEALGGADVALWIWEPEADRLRLNGAARALGLGPLAPECSSAAFRALALPQDRAQAEEVLKTREPGSEVIARFRVRGGDICLWRGVWLEEGVRAAGVVAPETKFTASGRCELTGLLDRRGFIARARERLRQNGVHELVVADLDRLRRLNEALGHERADLVLAALGSRLAAAFPAEAVMGRIGEDEFAVLCEPKGYEPAEVLRSALEQPLRVAGFDIHPTLSIGAVSAEGGLDAPDAAELLRRAELAVEAASAAGRGGAAAYGRSMETDGLSRLALEADLRGAIGRGEITPYFQPVVRLSTGALSGFEALARWIHPRRGMLPPDEFLPLIEEMGLMSELGAHMMHTSAKQLATWRDAHPAMGALTVSVNLSTGEIDRPGLVADVAETLRVNRLPRGALKLEVTESDIMRDPERAAVILRTLREAGAGLALDDFGTGFSSLSYLTRLPFDTLKIDRYFVRTMGSNAGSAKIVRSVVKLGQDLDLEVVAEGVENAEMARLLQTLGCDYGQGFGYAPALSPQEAEVYLNEAYVDGAAPVKARG, encoded by the coding sequence ATGTCTTTTCGTACGGGTGAGCGACGGATCTGGGACACCACGGCCACGCTTGAAGCGCTGGGCGGGGCCGACGTCGCCCTGTGGATCTGGGAGCCCGAAGCCGACCGCCTGCGCCTGAACGGCGCGGCGCGCGCCCTGGGCCTGGGCCCGCTGGCCCCGGAGTGCTCGTCCGCCGCCTTCCGGGCCCTGGCCCTGCCGCAGGATCGCGCCCAGGCCGAGGAAGTCCTCAAGACTCGCGAGCCGGGTTCGGAAGTCATCGCCCGCTTCCGCGTGCGCGGCGGCGACATCTGCCTCTGGCGCGGCGTCTGGCTGGAGGAGGGCGTCCGCGCCGCCGGCGTTGTCGCGCCCGAAACGAAATTCACCGCGTCCGGACGTTGCGAGCTGACCGGTCTCCTGGACCGTCGCGGCTTCATCGCCCGCGCCCGCGAGCGCCTGCGTCAGAACGGCGTGCACGAACTGGTCGTGGCCGACCTGGATCGCCTGCGTCGCCTGAACGAGGCCCTGGGCCACGAGCGCGCCGACCTGGTGCTGGCCGCCCTCGGCTCGCGCCTGGCCGCCGCCTTCCCGGCCGAGGCCGTGATGGGCCGCATTGGCGAGGACGAGTTCGCCGTGCTGTGCGAGCCCAAGGGCTACGAGCCGGCCGAGGTGCTGCGCTCGGCCCTGGAGCAGCCGCTGCGCGTGGCCGGCTTCGACATCCACCCGACCCTGTCGATCGGCGCGGTTTCGGCCGAAGGCGGGCTCGACGCGCCCGACGCGGCCGAGCTGCTGCGCCGCGCCGAATTGGCCGTCGAGGCCGCGTCCGCCGCCGGTCGCGGCGGAGCCGCCGCCTATGGCCGCTCGATGGAGACCGACGGACTTTCGCGCCTGGCGCTGGAGGCCGACCTGCGCGGCGCCATCGGCCGTGGCGAGATCACTCCGTATTTCCAGCCCGTCGTGCGCCTGTCGACCGGCGCGCTGTCGGGCTTCGAGGCCCTGGCCCGCTGGATCCACCCGCGCCGGGGCATGCTGCCGCCCGACGAGTTCCTGCCGCTGATCGAAGAGATGGGGCTGATGAGCGAGCTGGGGGCGCACATGATGCACACCTCGGCCAAGCAGCTGGCCACCTGGCGCGACGCCCACCCGGCGATGGGCGCCCTGACCGTCAGCGTCAACCTATCGACCGGCGAGATCGACCGCCCTGGCCTGGTGGCCGACGTGGCCGAGACCCTGCGCGTCAACCGCCTGCCGCGCGGCGCCCTGAAGCTGGAAGTCACCGAGAGCGACATCATGCGCGACCCCGAGCGGGCCGCCGTGATCCTGCGCACCCTGCGCGAGGCCGGCGCCGGCCTGGCGCTGGACGACTTCGGCACCGGCTTCTCGTCGCTGTCGTACCTGACGCGCCTGCCGTTCGACACGCTGAAGATCGACCGCTACTTCGTCCGCACCATGGGCTCCAACGCCGGCTCGGCCAAGATCGTCCGCTCGGTCGTCAAGCTGGGCCAGGACCTGGACCTGGAAGTCGTCGCCGAGGGGGTCGAGAACGCCGAAATGGCCCGCCTCCTGCAGACCCTGGGCTGCGACTACGGCCAGGGCTTCGGCTACGCGCCGGCCCTGTCGCCGCAGGAAGCCGAGGTCTATCTGAACGAGGCCTATGTCGACGGCGCCGCGCCGGTGAAGGCGCGAGGCTAG
- a CDS encoding GNAT family N-acetyltransferase has translation MSVLLPFLKPRPRLRLEGREVYLRPPRPGDHRAWATLRAKSRPFLEPWEPTWPEHDLTRAAFRARLSAYARELELGEAYPFFIFRRADDALVGAVRLFHVRRGVAQTGSVGYWIGQPFTRQGHMRDAVEVVIRFAFKGLGLHRLEAACMPENQASAALLLKCGFLEEGYAPAYLKINGGWRDHRLFGMVAPE, from the coding sequence GTGTCCGTCCTGCTGCCGTTCCTGAAGCCGCGTCCCCGCCTGCGCCTGGAGGGACGTGAGGTCTATCTGAGGCCTCCGCGTCCCGGCGACCATCGCGCCTGGGCGACCCTGCGCGCCAAGTCCCGCCCGTTCCTGGAGCCCTGGGAGCCGACCTGGCCCGAGCATGACCTGACCCGCGCGGCCTTCCGCGCCCGCCTGTCGGCCTATGCCCGCGAGCTGGAGCTGGGCGAGGCCTATCCGTTCTTCATCTTCCGCCGGGCCGACGACGCCCTGGTCGGCGCCGTGCGGCTTTTCCACGTGCGACGTGGCGTCGCTCAGACCGGCTCGGTCGGCTACTGGATCGGCCAGCCGTTCACGCGTCAGGGCCACATGCGCGACGCGGTCGAGGTGGTGATCCGCTTTGCTTTCAAGGGTCTGGGCCTCCACAGACTTGAAGCCGCCTGCATGCCCGAAAACCAGGCCTCGGCCGCGCTTTTGCTGAAATGCGGGTTTTTGGAGGAAGGATACGCGCCCGCTTATTTGAAAATTAACGGCGGTTGGCGAGATCATCGTCTGTTCGGCATGGTCGCGCCCGAGTAA
- a CDS encoding M16 family metallopeptidase, giving the protein MTTTLRTLPNGVRVVCDPMPGLETLALTVVAGRGAAYEDPARSGWSHLLEHMVFKGAGGRSARDIVEVIENQGGSINAATGYERTSFQVRALKGGLGLGMDVIADLLRRPTLDPADLTREKQVVAQEIAEAADAPDDYVFDLIQRASWGDHPVGRPILGSDKTVEAATVEALSDWRAALYAADRLVISATGAVDEAELMAAAERAFGDLPAAPGAEIPAPAAFVGGPQAEARKLEQAHLVFMLPACGSRHGDYFALRIFAETLGGGMSSRLFQEAREKRGLAYNIDAYADTYADHGGLGIYAGCAAGDAVETAKVCAEEVAKLAQRIDEAELARAKAQLKAHMFMAREQPLSRAEQGAGQVLLFDRLYPPSELATEVDAVTAADVARLGQRLLSGQAATAVLGAKSALKAGEAFSKALFQAA; this is encoded by the coding sequence ATGACGACGACACTCCGCACCCTCCCCAACGGCGTCCGCGTCGTCTGCGACCCGATGCCGGGCCTCGAAACCCTGGCCCTGACGGTCGTGGCGGGACGCGGGGCGGCCTATGAGGACCCGGCGCGGTCGGGCTGGTCGCATCTGCTGGAGCACATGGTGTTCAAGGGCGCGGGCGGCCGCTCGGCCCGCGACATCGTCGAGGTCATCGAGAACCAGGGCGGCTCGATCAACGCCGCCACCGGCTACGAGCGCACCAGCTTCCAGGTCCGCGCCCTGAAGGGCGGCCTGGGCCTTGGCATGGACGTCATCGCCGATCTGCTCCGCCGCCCCACGCTCGATCCGGCCGACCTGACCCGCGAGAAGCAGGTCGTCGCCCAGGAGATCGCCGAGGCCGCCGACGCGCCCGACGACTATGTCTTCGACCTGATCCAGCGCGCGAGCTGGGGCGACCACCCGGTGGGCCGTCCGATCCTGGGAAGCGACAAGACCGTCGAGGCCGCCACGGTCGAGGCCCTGTCGGACTGGCGCGCGGCCCTTTACGCCGCCGACCGCCTGGTGATCAGCGCCACGGGCGCGGTCGACGAGGCCGAGCTGATGGCCGCCGCCGAGCGCGCCTTCGGCGACCTGCCCGCCGCGCCCGGCGCCGAGATCCCCGCGCCCGCGGCCTTCGTCGGCGGGCCCCAGGCCGAGGCCCGCAAACTGGAACAGGCGCATCTGGTGTTCATGCTGCCCGCCTGCGGTTCGCGTCACGGCGACTATTTCGCCCTGCGGATCTTCGCCGAGACCCTGGGCGGGGGCATGTCCTCGCGCCTGTTCCAGGAAGCCCGCGAGAAGAGGGGTCTAGCCTACAATATCGACGCCTATGCCGACACCTACGCCGACCATGGCGGCCTGGGCATCTATGCCGGCTGCGCGGCCGGCGACGCGGTCGAGACCGCCAAGGTCTGCGCCGAAGAAGTCGCCAAGCTGGCGCAGCGCATCGACGAGGCCGAGCTGGCCCGCGCCAAGGCCCAGCTGAAGGCCCACATGTTCATGGCCCGGGAACAGCCGCTGTCGCGGGCCGAGCAGGGCGCGGGGCAGGTGCTGCTGTTCGACCGTCTCTATCCGCCGTCGGAGCTGGCGACCGAGGTTGACGCGGTCACCGCCGCCGACGTCGCGCGCCTGGGCCAGCGGCTTCTGAGCGGCCAGGCCGCCACCGCCGTCCTCGGGGCCAAGTCGGCGCTGAAGGCCGGCGAGGCGTTCTCCAAGGCGTTGTTCCAGGCGGCGTGA
- the thrC gene encoding threonine synthase produces MRYVSTRGQSASIGFLDAVLAGLAPDGGLYVPAEWPSFTAKDIAAFAGKPYAEVAAAVVGKFVGDDIPAADLAQMCDEAYASFAHTAVTPIKQLTPNRYLLELFHGPTLAFKDVAMQLLGRLYDYVLERQSRKMTIICATSGDTGGAAVEAFRGRKNARIVALFPEGRISEVQRRFMTTATDANVACVSILGSFDDCQAIVKQAFQDDQFRHAVDLSGVNSINWARIAAQSVYYFTSAVALGAPEREVAFVVPTGNFGDAYAAFVAKKLGLPIHSVTAATNSNDILARAIETGRYSRGAVAATQSPAMDIQVASNFERLYFEAVRRDGTETGRAFRAFADTGLLDIPPGAHAWMRELFRGASVSEADTAKTMLSTLNETGEVVDPHTAVGLAAAVGVDVPASTPVVVLSTAHPAKFPEAVQAATGLLPSTPRATPDLSKKPEKFERLPADGSSVKAFVRTFAANS; encoded by the coding sequence ATGCGCTACGTTTCGACCCGCGGCCAGTCCGCGTCCATCGGCTTCCTGGATGCGGTGCTGGCCGGCCTGGCCCCCGATGGCGGCCTGTACGTGCCCGCCGAGTGGCCCAGCTTCACGGCCAAGGACATCGCCGCCTTCGCCGGCAAGCCCTATGCCGAGGTGGCCGCCGCCGTGGTCGGCAAGTTCGTCGGCGACGACATCCCGGCCGCCGACCTGGCCCAGATGTGCGACGAGGCCTATGCCAGCTTCGCCCATACGGCCGTCACGCCGATCAAGCAGCTGACGCCCAACCGCTACCTGCTGGAGCTGTTCCACGGCCCGACGCTGGCGTTCAAGGACGTGGCGATGCAGCTGCTGGGCCGTCTCTATGACTACGTGCTCGAGCGCCAGTCGCGGAAGATGACCATCATCTGCGCCACCTCGGGCGACACCGGCGGCGCGGCCGTCGAGGCGTTCCGGGGCCGCAAGAACGCCCGCATCGTCGCCCTCTTCCCGGAAGGCCGCATCAGCGAGGTGCAGCGCCGGTTCATGACCACGGCCACCGACGCCAATGTCGCCTGCGTCTCGATCCTGGGCTCGTTCGACGACTGCCAGGCCATCGTCAAGCAGGCCTTCCAGGACGACCAGTTCCGCCACGCGGTCGACCTGTCGGGCGTCAACTCGATCAACTGGGCGCGGATCGCGGCCCAGAGCGTCTACTACTTCACCTCGGCCGTGGCCCTGGGCGCGCCCGAGCGGGAAGTGGCCTTCGTGGTGCCGACCGGCAATTTCGGCGACGCCTACGCCGCCTTTGTGGCCAAGAAGCTGGGCCTGCCGATCCACTCGGTGACCGCCGCCACCAATTCCAACGACATCCTGGCCCGCGCCATCGAGACCGGCCGCTATTCGCGCGGCGCGGTGGCCGCCACCCAGAGCCCGGCCATGGACATCCAGGTCGCCAGCAACTTCGAGCGGCTCTATTTCGAGGCCGTCCGTCGCGACGGCACCGAGACGGGGCGGGCTTTCCGCGCCTTCGCCGACACCGGCCTGCTGGACATCCCGCCGGGCGCCCACGCCTGGATGCGCGAGCTGTTCCGCGGCGCGTCGGTCAGCGAGGCCGACACCGCCAAGACCATGCTGTCGACCCTGAACGAGACCGGCGAGGTGGTCGATCCGCACACGGCCGTTGGCCTCGCCGCGGCCGTGGGCGTGGACGTCCCGGCCTCGACGCCTGTTGTCGTGCTGTCGACCGCCCACCCGGCCAAGTTCCCCGAGGCGGTCCAGGCCGCCACGGGCCTGCTGCCCAGCACGCCGCGCGCCACGCCGGACCTCTCCAAGAAGCCGGAAAAGTTCGAGCGTCTGCCCGCCGACGGCTCGTCGGTGAAGGCTTTCGTGCGGACCTTCGCGGCCAATAGCTGA
- a CDS encoding SURF1 family protein, whose amino-acid sequence MSEPQPKKPGFPIGLTVATGVAFAILCSLGAWQVQRLHWKEGVLARIEALKTAPALPLIQVLTAEARPEDLAWTRVSVDCGDVAGPPLPLVYGIRDGDVVWRAQAPCAVLAGPYNMILVDRGVVPALTGQVAPAPRSFDAPRRVVGVLTPIKQLGGDRAEILKRFPGRKPAPLVLMAESETPAPAGITPAPLPAEISNRHLEYALTWFGLAVTLLFIYAAMLWRRLRP is encoded by the coding sequence ATGTCTGAGCCTCAACCCAAGAAACCCGGCTTCCCGATCGGCCTGACGGTCGCCACGGGCGTCGCGTTCGCCATCCTCTGTAGCCTGGGCGCCTGGCAGGTCCAGCGCCTGCACTGGAAGGAAGGTGTGCTCGCGCGGATCGAGGCCCTGAAGACCGCGCCGGCCCTGCCGCTGATCCAGGTGCTCACGGCCGAGGCGCGGCCCGAGGACCTGGCCTGGACCCGGGTCAGCGTCGACTGCGGCGACGTCGCCGGTCCGCCGCTGCCGCTGGTCTACGGCATTCGCGACGGTGACGTGGTCTGGCGCGCCCAGGCCCCCTGCGCGGTCCTGGCCGGCCCCTACAACATGATCCTGGTGGACCGTGGCGTCGTTCCGGCCCTGACGGGCCAGGTCGCGCCGGCGCCGCGATCCTTCGACGCGCCGCGCCGGGTCGTCGGCGTTCTGACCCCGATCAAGCAGTTGGGCGGCGATCGCGCCGAGATTCTCAAGCGCTTCCCCGGTCGCAAGCCCGCGCCGCTGGTGCTGATGGCCGAAAGCGAAACGCCCGCGCCGGCCGGAATCACCCCCGCGCCGCTGCCGGCAGAAATTTCCAATCGGCACCTGGAATACGCCCTGACGTGGTTCGGTCTTGCCGTAACCCTGCTGTTTATCTATGCCGCCATGCTCTGGCGGAGACTGAGACCCTGA
- a CDS encoding DUF983 domain-containing protein, translated as MTKTNPYAAGARGLCPHCGEGHLFDGFLKVAPTCEACGFELGKFETGDGAATFVILIAGSICAFGALFSMFAWNWPVWALLIVWLPAVLVITLGLMRPAKGLMVAAQIAQKASEAGRRDV; from the coding sequence ATGACCAAGACCAATCCCTACGCCGCCGGCGCGCGCGGCCTGTGTCCCCACTGCGGCGAAGGCCATCTGTTCGACGGCTTCCTCAAGGTCGCCCCGACCTGCGAGGCCTGCGGCTTCGAGCTGGGCAAGTTCGAGACCGGCGACGGGGCGGCGACCTTCGTGATCCTGATCGCCGGGTCGATCTGCGCGTTCGGGGCGCTGTTCTCGATGTTCGCCTGGAACTGGCCGGTCTGGGCCCTGTTGATCGTCTGGCTGCCGGCGGTGCTGGTCATCACGCTTGGGCTGATGCGCCCGGCCAAGGGCCTGATGGTCGCCGCCCAGATCGCCCAGAAGGCCTCGGAAGCCGGCCGCCGCGATGTCTGA